Proteins encoded together in one Acanthopagrus latus isolate v.2019 chromosome 19, fAcaLat1.1, whole genome shotgun sequence window:
- the prmt6 gene encoding protein arginine N-methyltransferase 6 — protein MSHVVKKRKLDKSRQDRLYFDSYTDVTIHEEMIADHVRTNTYRMAIMRNSESIRGKVVLDVGAGTGVLSIFCAQAGAKKVYAVEACSIAEQAVKIVKQNNMEDKIEVIRGTVETVDLPEKVEVIVSEWMGYALLHESMLNSVLYARDKWLQPGGIILPSKAELYIAPISDPVVEDRLHFWYTVKDQYGVDMSCMSDFATRCIMNADITVNSVTVEDVLSHPARFAELDLHSVTVEELLRSVKGRFRCESFGSAAVNAFCVYFTVTFPCPDKPLVLSTSPFKPETHWKQAVLYLDAPVDVVQDTVVTGEVSMFPSEESARHICIHVDYTIGEHKRQSRTFSIPDWSSEAQP, from the coding sequence ATGTCTCATGTcgtaaagaaaagaaaactggatAAAAGCCGGCAGGACAGACTGTACTTTGACAGCTACACCGATGTGACGATCCACGAGGAAATGATAGCGGACCATGTCCGCACGAACACGTACCGGATGGCGATAATGAGGAACAGTGAGTCCATACGGGGGAAAGTTGTGCTGGACGTCGGGGCAGGAACCGGCGTTTTAAGCATTTTCTGTGCACAAGCCGGTGCCAAGAAGGTCTACGCCGTCGAAGCCTGCTCTATCGCCGAGCAGGCTGTCAAAATAGTGAAGCAGAACAACATGGAGGATAAGATTGAAGTCATTCGAGGCACAGTGGAGACGGTGGACCTACCGGAGAAGGTAGAGGTGATAGTGAGCGAGTGGATGGGTTATGCCCTGCTGCACGAGTCCATGCTCAACTCGGTCCTGTACGCACGCGACAAGTGGCTGCAGCCGGGCGGCATCATCCTGCCCAGCAAAGCCGAGCTCTACATCGCTCCCATCAGCGACCCGGTGGTGGAGGACCGCCTACACTTCTGGTACACCGTCAAAGACCAGTACGGCGTCGACATGTCCTGCATGTCAGACTTCGCCACGAGATGCATCATGAACGCCGACATCACCGTGAACTCCGTGACCGTCGAGGATGTGCTCTCCCACCCGGCCCGCTTCGCCGAGCTCGACCTGCACTCGGTCAccgtggaggagctgctgcggTCGGTGAAGGGCAGGTTCAGGTGCGAGTCGTTCGGCTCGGCGGCGGTGAACGCCTTCTGCGTGTACTTCACGGTGACTTTTCCGTGTCCGGACAAACCGCTAGTGCTCTCCACGTCCCCGTTCAAACCGGAGACGCACTGGAAGCAGGCGGTGCTGTACCTGGACGCTCCGGTGGACGTGGTGCAAGACACGGTGGTGACCGGAGAGGTCAGCATGTTCCCCTCGGAGGAGAGCGCCAGACATATATGTATCCACGTGGACTACACGATAGGAGAGCACAAAAGACAGTCCCGGACCTTCTCTATCCCTGACTGGAGCAGTGAAGCTCAGCCATAG